A window of the Dioscorea cayenensis subsp. rotundata cultivar TDr96_F1 chromosome 14, TDr96_F1_v2_PseudoChromosome.rev07_lg8_w22 25.fasta, whole genome shotgun sequence genome harbors these coding sequences:
- the LOC120275103 gene encoding putative UDP-glucuronate:xylan alpha-glucuronosyltransferase 3 produces MRSLMGASPGLLEPRHRTCGTLEDSNKRKPHNSKDFKEVEKLIGVHSPERITSCKFHSLKIFLFFIICGTILMLLHLPNMHHNDHFKHSGSRFLNIRWMWSRTALDSRYISHLDVQWTQISKVIGNLDGRKSNLKVGLLNFNNTEVKYWQELLTYSEFLAIHLEHAKSNITWDDLYPEWIDEEEESEVPSCPHLPEPRIPKGLQFDLVAVKLPCNKSGSWSRDVARLHLQLTAARLAAFSRGDHKPVHVLFVTNCFPIPNLFSCKSLVNREGDAWLYKPDLKLLKQKVELPVGSCKLAIPLKAKVKPYSKSRNREAYATILHSAHVYVCGAIAAAQSIRLAGSTRDLIILVDETISNHHRTGLEGAGWKVRTIQRIRNPKAERDAYNEWNYSKFRLWQLTDYDKIIFIDADLLILRNIDFLFAMPEITATGNNATLFNSGVMVIEPSNCTFQLLMDHINEIESYNGGDQGYLNEIFTWWHRIPKHMNFLKHFWFGDKEEIKAKKTSLFAADPPILYVLHYLGMKPWLCFRDYDCNWNVDILQEFASDVAHAQWWKIHDQMPKNLQNFCLLRSKQKAGLEWDRRQAEKANYTDGHWKRKIKDSRLNICFENFCFWESMLWHWGETNWTDDNPITTTVTGKLPS; encoded by the exons ATGAGAAGCCTTATGGGTGCATCTCCAGGGCTTTTGGAGCCCCGGCATCGGACATGTGGGACTCT TGAAGACtccaacaaaagaaaaccaCACAACAGCAAAGACTTCAAAGAGGTTGAGAAGTTAATCGGTGTTCATAGTCCGGAAAGGATCACAAGCTGCAAGTTtcattctttgaaaatttttctcttcttcatcatatGTGGAACCATTTTAATGCTTCTTCATTTGCCGAACATGCATCATAATGACCATTTCAAGCACTCAGGTTCACG GTTTCTAAACATCAGGTGGATGTGGAGCAGAACAGCATTAGATTCACGATATATATCGCACTTGGATGTTCAATGGACACAGATATCAAAAGTTATTGGAAACCTTGATGGCAGAAAGAGTAATCTGAAAGTTGGATTGCTTAATTTCAACAATACTGAAGTCAAGTATTGGCAAGAGTTGTTAACTTATTCAGAATTTCTTGCCATACATTTAGAGCATGCAAAGAGTAACATTACTTGGGATGATCTCTATCCTGAATGGattgatgaggaagaagaatCTGAAGTGCCGTCTTGTCCACATCTTCCCGAACCGAGGATTCCTAAAGGGTTGCAATTTGATCTTGTTGCTGTCAAGCTCCCCTGCAACAAGTCGGGAAGTTGGTCGAGAGATGTTGCAAGGCTGCATTTGCAGCTTACAGCAGCCAGACTTGCTGCATTCTCCAGAGGAGACCACAAGCCGGTTCATGTGCTATTCGTCACCAATTGCTTTCCAATTCCAAACCTTTTCTCATGCAAGAGCCTTGTAAACAGAGAAGGCGACGCATGGCTGTATAAGCCTGATTTAAAACTGTTGAAGCAAAAGGTCGAACTCCCGGTTGGGTCATGTAAACTTGCCATTCCACTCAAAGCAAAAG TAAAACCCTATTCAAAATCTAGAAATCGAGAAGCATATGCGACAATACTTCACTCTGcgcatgtatatgtgtgtggAGCAATTGCTGCTGCACAAAGCATTCGCCTAGCAGGATCGACGAGAGACCTCATCATACTTGTCGATGAGACAATCAGCAACCATCATAGGACTGGTCTTGAGGGTGCCGGCTGGAAAGTCAGAACAATTCAACGGATTCGCAATCCAAAAGCTGAGCGGGACGCTTATAATGAATGGAATTACAGCAAATTCCGACTCTGGCAGCTCACTGATTATGATAAGATCATTTTCATCGACGCCGATCTCCTTATCCTAAGAAACATCGACTTCCTATTTGCAATGCCAGAAATAACAGCCACAGGTAACAATGCAACTCTCTTCAACTCTGGAGTAATGGTCATCGAACCATCAAATTGTACCTTCCAGTTGCTTATGGATCATATCAATGAGATTGAATCCTACAATGGAGGTGACCAGGGTTACTTGAATGAGATCTTTACTTGGTGGCATCGCATACCGAAGCACATGAACTTCTTGAAGCATTTCTGGTTTGGTGACAAAGAAGAGATCAAAGCAAAAAAGACGAGTTTATTTGCGGCCGATCCTCCAATCCTCTATGTGCTACATTACTTAGGAATGAAACCATGGTTGTGTTTCCGGGACTACGATTGCAACTGGAATGTTGACATACTGCAGGAGTTTGCAAGTGATGTTGCACATGCACAATGGTGGAAAATTCATGATCAAATGCCGAAGAATTTGCAGAACTTCTGCCTTCTGAGGTCGAAGCAGAAGGCAGGGTTAGAGTGGGATCGAAGACAGGCCGAAAAGGCGAACTACACTGATGGGCATTGGAagaggaaaataaaagattcaagactcaatatttgttttgaaaatttctGCTTCTGGGAGAGCATGTTGTGGCATTGGGGTGAAACAAACTGGACAGACGACAACCCGATTACAACAACAGTTACCGGGAAACTTCCGAGTTAA